In one Sphingobium sp. MI1205 genomic region, the following are encoded:
- a CDS encoding RNA polymerase sigma factor, giving the protein MRSSLADRGDTELAGLALAGQQDAYGELMRRHSDGVYRLARGHAGDATEALDITQETFISAFAALARYDGARPFRLWIARIAINKCHDWARRRAVRRFFTFARPMEEAAIVADNALTPEEAVQSQRELARIHAAIAALPANLKDVLLLRTIEGMSQAEAAQTLGLSEKAVETRLYRARQKLAEFLRGDGSTRV; this is encoded by the coding sequence GTGAGGTCTTCGCTCGCCGACCGAGGTGATACCGAGCTGGCGGGGCTTGCCTTGGCGGGACAGCAGGACGCTTATGGTGAATTGATGCGGCGGCATAGTGATGGGGTTTACAGGCTGGCGCGGGGACATGCGGGCGACGCGACCGAGGCCCTTGATATCACGCAGGAGACGTTCATTTCGGCCTTCGCCGCGCTGGCGCGCTACGACGGGGCGCGGCCTTTCCGGCTGTGGATCGCCCGGATCGCGATCAACAAATGCCATGATTGGGCGCGGCGGCGGGCGGTGCGGCGTTTTTTCACCTTCGCGCGGCCGATGGAGGAAGCGGCGATTGTCGCCGATAATGCGCTGACGCCCGAGGAGGCAGTGCAATCGCAGAGGGAACTGGCGCGGATCCATGCGGCGATTGCTGCTTTGCCGGCCAATCTCAAGGATGTGCTGCTGTTGCGGACGATCGAAGGAATGAGCCAGGCGGAAGCGGCGCAGACGCTGGGATTGAGCGAGAAGGCGGTGGAGACCCGCCTGTACCGAGCGCGCCAAAAGCTGGCCGAATTTTTGAGGGGTGATGGCTCGACGCGCGTATAA
- a CDS encoding copper resistance system multicopper oxidase — MPFPLHDVDRRSLIRGLGHFGGALALSRALPTWAKSGTAGLAPAPGVLSGEAIALTVGESHFSTGGRSAHAVTINGTLPAPLIRLKDGQNVRLSVTNQLKEDTSIHWHGLIVPFQMDGVPGVSFPGIRPGETFTYEFPIRQSGTYWYHSHSGMQEAMGHYGPIVIDPAGADPVRSEREHVIVLSDWSPIHPHVLLKRLKQMGGYFNMQRQTLAGLLAGEDQSAKERLEWGAMRMDPTDISDVTGSTYSFLVNGHGTAENWTGLFTPGERVRLRIINASAMTNFNVRLPGLPMTVVQCDGQHVQPVETDEFQIGIAETYDVVVQPTEAKAYGLIAEAIDRSGLVRATLAPRVGMVADVPALRERPLLGMKDMGMDMSGMDMGQGGVIDLSQPANESMSGHSMKMRDKSVAPQVKMGPGVATLSPMPADRTADRPTGLENVAHRVLTYADLKSLEPNRDRRTPTRTLDIHLTANMERYMWSFDGVKLSDGADPIAFRHMERVRVNLVNDTMMPHPIHLHGHFFELVTGAGEHNPLKHTVNVLPGGKVSFDLTADALGDWAFHCHMLMHMHAGMMRVVTVRHEGEAA, encoded by the coding sequence ATGCCTTTCCCATTACATGATGTTGATCGCCGCAGCCTGATCCGTGGCCTGGGCCATTTCGGCGGCGCGCTGGCGTTGAGCCGCGCGCTGCCAACATGGGCGAAGAGCGGGACTGCCGGACTTGCGCCAGCGCCGGGTGTGTTGAGCGGTGAAGCTATCGCGCTGACCGTCGGCGAAAGCCATTTTTCCACCGGCGGACGGTCGGCCCATGCGGTGACGATCAACGGCACCTTGCCCGCGCCGCTCATTCGCCTGAAGGACGGGCAGAATGTCCGCCTGTCCGTCACCAACCAGTTGAAGGAAGACACGTCGATCCACTGGCACGGCCTGATCGTGCCGTTTCAGATGGATGGCGTTCCCGGCGTCAGCTTCCCCGGTATCCGGCCGGGCGAAACCTTCACCTATGAATTTCCGATCCGGCAATCGGGCACCTACTGGTATCACAGCCATTCTGGCATGCAGGAGGCGATGGGCCATTATGGGCCTATCGTTATCGACCCTGCCGGAGCCGATCCGGTGCGCAGCGAGCGCGAGCATGTGATCGTGCTGTCCGATTGGAGCCCGATCCATCCGCATGTGCTGCTCAAGCGCCTCAAGCAGATGGGCGGCTATTTCAACATGCAGAGGCAGACGCTGGCCGGTCTGCTTGCGGGCGAGGACCAGAGCGCGAAGGAGCGGCTGGAATGGGGCGCGATGCGCATGGACCCGACCGACATTTCGGACGTCACCGGATCGACCTACAGCTTCCTCGTCAACGGGCATGGGACGGCGGAGAATTGGACCGGGCTGTTCACGCCGGGTGAACGGGTGCGGCTGCGGATCATCAACGCGTCGGCCATGACGAATTTCAACGTGCGGCTTCCGGGACTGCCGATGACGGTGGTGCAGTGCGATGGCCAGCATGTCCAGCCGGTCGAGACGGACGAGTTCCAGATCGGCATCGCCGAAACCTATGATGTGGTGGTGCAGCCGACGGAGGCGAAAGCCTATGGATTGATCGCCGAAGCCATCGACCGGTCGGGGCTGGTGCGGGCGACGCTGGCGCCGCGCGTCGGCATGGTAGCGGATGTGCCCGCCCTGCGCGAACGACCGCTGCTGGGCATGAAGGACATGGGGATGGACATGTCCGGGATGGACATGGGGCAGGGGGGCGTCATCGACCTTAGCCAACCCGCCAATGAGAGCATGTCCGGCCATTCGATGAAGATGCGCGACAAGTCGGTCGCGCCGCAGGTGAAGATGGGGCCGGGCGTCGCCACCCTTTCGCCCATGCCCGCCGACCGGACGGCTGATCGGCCCACGGGGCTGGAAAATGTCGCGCATCGGGTGCTGACCTATGCGGACCTCAAATCGCTGGAGCCGAACAGGGACAGGCGCACGCCCACGCGGACGCTGGACATCCACCTGACCGCGAACATGGAACGCTATATGTGGTCGTTCGACGGGGTGAAGCTGTCCGACGGGGCCGATCCGATCGCCTTCCGTCATATGGAGCGGGTGCGCGTGAACCTGGTCAACGACACGATGATGCCGCATCCGATCCACCTGCACGGCCATTTCTTTGAACTGGTGACGGGTGCTGGGGAGCATAATCCGCTCAAGCATACGGTGAATGTGCTGCCCGGCGGCAAGGTCAGTTTCGACCTCACCGCCGACGCTCTGGGCGACTGGGCCTTTCACTGTCACATGCTGATGCACATGCACGCGGGGATGATGCGGGTCGTGACTGTCCGGCATGAGGGAGAGGCGGCATGA
- the copC gene encoding copper homeostasis periplasmic binding protein CopC: MRRILFTAALALAALPSVAMAHPKLLSSTPAANATVAKPTKLTLTFSEKLLAPLSGVELTMTGMPGMASHAPMPIKGFKTAVEGDGKTLAVTLPRALPAGSYDLNWHIVGADQHKITGKYSFSVK, from the coding sequence ATGCGCCGCATCCTGTTCACCGCCGCCCTCGCGCTCGCCGCCTTGCCCTCCGTGGCGATGGCGCATCCCAAGCTGCTCTCGTCCACCCCGGCTGCCAACGCCACCGTCGCCAAGCCGACCAAGCTGACCCTGACCTTCTCCGAAAAGCTGCTTGCGCCGCTCAGCGGTGTTGAACTGACCATGACCGGCATGCCGGGCATGGCCAGCCACGCGCCGATGCCGATAAAGGGCTTCAAGACCGCCGTCGAAGGCGATGGCAAGACACTGGCCGTCACCCTGCCTCGGGCGCTTCCGGCGGGCAGCTACGACCTCAACTGGCACATCGTCGGGGCCGACCAGCACAAGATCACGGGCAAATACAGCTTCTCGGTAAAGTAA
- the copD gene encoding copper homeostasis membrane protein CopD: MSIDGLLVAARFGLYADLAALAGLPLFWWSMRQGIGAGARIIMACLAVGGMAFSALWLLASAAAMTGTSILAPDWSVVDILLRETMIGPLLGVRAVALLLLLLLIAVWRQGTGPPAVLALFATIAAATLAWSGHAGATEGAAGTVHRFADVLHIIAASAWFGALLALLVKLSPGKPDAGKMQQAALMLHRFSTFGTLFVATLLISGTINSVMIVGLPNMPLLLDSLYGALLLAKLALFGGMLLLAALNRWRLTPALSRAADGQELASARTHLRLSLTLETILAVAILALVAALGTLDPLGG, encoded by the coding sequence GTGTCGATCGACGGGCTTCTCGTCGCTGCTCGCTTCGGCCTTTACGCCGATCTGGCCGCCCTCGCCGGACTCCCCCTCTTCTGGTGGAGCATGCGGCAGGGCATAGGCGCGGGAGCCCGCATCATCATGGCGTGCCTTGCGGTTGGCGGCATGGCGTTTTCGGCGCTCTGGCTGCTGGCCAGCGCCGCCGCCATGACGGGCACGTCCATCCTGGCGCCTGATTGGAGCGTCGTGGACATCCTGTTGCGCGAAACCATGATCGGCCCGCTTCTGGGCGTTCGCGCGGTCGCCTTGCTGCTCCTGCTCCTGCTGATCGCCGTCTGGCGGCAGGGGACAGGACCGCCTGCCGTCCTCGCCCTTTTTGCGACCATTGCCGCCGCCACCCTCGCCTGGTCAGGCCACGCCGGCGCAACCGAAGGCGCAGCAGGGACGGTGCATCGTTTCGCGGATGTGCTGCATATAATCGCCGCCTCCGCCTGGTTCGGGGCGCTGCTTGCATTGCTGGTCAAGCTGTCCCCCGGCAAGCCGGACGCCGGAAAGATGCAGCAGGCAGCGCTCATGCTCCACCGCTTCTCGACCTTCGGCACGCTGTTCGTCGCCACCCTGCTTATCAGCGGTACGATCAACAGCGTGATGATCGTCGGACTGCCCAATATGCCGCTGCTGCTCGACAGCCTTTATGGCGCGCTGCTGCTGGCGAAACTTGCGCTGTTCGGCGGCATGCTGCTCCTCGCCGCTCTCAATCGCTGGCGCCTGACCCCCGCTCTCTCGCGCGCCGCCGATGGCCAGGAACTGGCGTCCGCCCGCACCCATTTGCGACTGTCGCTGACGCTGGAAACGATCCTCGCCGTGGCGATCCTGGCGCTGGTTGCGGCGCTCGGAACGCTCGATCCGCTGGGCGGCTAG
- a CDS encoding periplasmic heavy metal sensor, giving the protein MKGAGRYGLVVLVAFAAALAAVLVARMWIAPEPRVESEVHSLIHQKLKLDEEQERRIHALEMDFARRRAAMEAEMRADNARLAQAIAAEHGYGPKVSEAVDRTHHVMGMLQKETLKHIFAMRAVLRPDQAAQFDAAVVKVLTEPAR; this is encoded by the coding sequence ATGAAGGGGGCGGGCCGATATGGGTTGGTCGTGCTGGTCGCCTTTGCGGCTGCGCTGGCGGCGGTGCTGGTCGCGCGCATGTGGATTGCACCTGAACCGCGGGTCGAGAGCGAGGTACACTCCCTCATCCACCAGAAGCTGAAGCTGGATGAGGAACAGGAGCGGCGCATTCATGCGCTGGAGATGGATTTCGCCAGACGGCGCGCGGCGATGGAGGCCGAGATGCGCGCGGACAATGCGCGGCTGGCGCAGGCTATAGCAGCCGAACATGGCTATGGGCCGAAGGTGAGCGAAGCCGTCGATCGAACGCACCATGTCATGGGAATGCTGCAGAAAGAGACGCTGAAGCACATCTTCGCGATGCGCGCAGTGCTGCGGCCCGACCAGGCGGCGCAGTTCGACGCCGCCGTCGTCAAGGTTCTGACCGAACCTGCGCGGTGA